The region TATTCGTACAACTGAGCGGAACCCGTCGGAGCCCGCAGCGTTGCACGCCCAGGCTATTGACAACCTGCGATTCATTCGAGAGACGATAGAAGGGGCCTGTGCGCTGACGGCTGTTCCTGGCTGGGGTGGCGTCGCCATGGGAATCACGGCTTTGGTCGCCTCGGTCATTGCTTCGTTTCAGGAACATCCTGCTGATTGGTTGGTCGTCTGGATGATTGAGGCAATGGTCGCCGTGTTGATCGGTACGTGGGCGATGTGGCGTAAGGCTCGTCATATTGAGCGCCCGTTCCTCTCGGCGCCGTTGCGCAAGTTTATCTTCAGCTTATCACCGCCGTTGGTAGCCGGCGCTTTGTTGACGGTGGCTTTGTTCCGTTCTGGTCGTACCGATCTGTTGCCAGGAGTCTGGCTGCTGTTGTATGGCGCAGGCGTGATGACGGGCGGCGCATTCTCTGTGAAAGTTGTGCCGCTGATGGGATTGTGCATCATGGTTGTTGGGACGCTCGCGCTTTTCAGTCCGGCCTCCTGGGGCAATGGGTTCATGGCTGTCGGGTTTGGCCTTGTTCAGATTGTTTTCGGCGTGATCATCGCCAGGAGGTATGGTGGCTAGACGACAAGCTATTTCTGAGAAAGTTTCCACAAAGGCGGGCGCAGCCCGGCGTACCCTGCGGAGCATTCGCGGGTTTGCTGATGAGAGCCGCATGGCTGATTTTGATCGCTTGATTCACGAGCGCACTCGGTTGGCGATCATTAGCACACTGGCTGTGAACGATTCACTCAGTTTCAATGAGTTAAAACAGTTGATACGCACGACGGATGGCAATTTGAGCGTTCATGCGCGTAAACTGGAAGAGGCTGGCTACATTGCTTGTGTCAAGTCGTTTGAAGGACGAATACCGAAGACCGAGTATCGTCTGACACCGGCTGGACGGCAGGCGCTGGAGCGTTATCTGAATCACATGGAGGCTATTATTAAGGCCGCGCGAGGATAGATCATTTTTGTCGGAGTGCTTCATGAAAGGTCGCAATATGGTCGCATCAGTTGGCATTGGTGAGCAGTCCATGACACGGTTCAAGGTTCAACACAGGGCAATCTACGTGCAGACTCACGAGCGCTTTCAATTCGTTGACTTGACGGACGTGATTGCTGACATTGTGCGCCAGTCGCGTGTGCAAAACGGCTGGGTCAATGTTCAAACACGACACACGACGACGGCGATTGTCGTCAATGAGCATGAACCGCTCTTACTGGAGGATATGAAAAAAATGCTGGAACGGATGGCGCCGCAGGACGGCATTTATCAACACGACGATTTTGACGTCCGAACTGTCAACATGGGTCCTGATGAACCGGCCAATGGTCATGCTCACTGCAAAGCGATCTTGTTGGGCGCTTCCGAAACCTTGAACATTGTTGATGGAGAGTTAGGCCTTGGTCGCTGGCAACGCATTTTCTTAATTGAGTTAGACCAAGCCAAAGAGCGCACCGTGTCTGTGATGATTATGGGAGAAACTTGAAGGTATGGTGATGGTTTGACGGTGAAACTGGATTGAGGCTCGCTGGCTCGACTGTGAGCAAACTCTTGAGCACATGGAATCGCCGGCGAGTTGGCGCGTTGCCCGCACTCCCAGTTGGTAGTTAAGGGCGCTGTTGAAGCATCATGCTCCAACATGTGTGCGCATGTGTGAGCACGTGAGCGTGTACCTGTATGGATGAAATCCTGTGTATGAAGCTTCGGGATGGGCTTCCTGAAGTTGAATCGCTGACGGTTGATGATGATCTGGTCGTATGCGCCGATTGTCACCCTCGAATGAAGTTGGTGGCGAGAGGGGCAGAGGGCGCAGGTTTCCGCGCTGGAGCCTTTCTTCTGATGAATATCTCGTGATCGTTGAGTGGCACATCATTGAATGAAGGCTCGGCGCGGTGATTTTTCGACGGAGGACACACTTCGATGATTGGGCGGATTTTTAACCAAAAGGTTCGGTGGATATGCGGAGGCGTGACGGTTGTGGTCGCGGTGGTCGTTGTGCTGTTTTATGCTCCAATGGGCGCCTGGGCCGAACGCATGCTAGAGCTGTTTCGCATCAAGCAGGTCTCAGTTGTTGCTGTTGACATGGAAGGGCTGGAAGGGCAAGCGGAGCGACTCGTGCGATTGCTCGCGGATGATGTGATGATTACCAGAGAACCGGAGAAGCGGATTGAAGTGACCAGTATAGAGCAGGCCCGTGAGTTGGCTGGATTTCACGTTCGGTCGTTTGGCGAACGAGCGTCTGTTGCGCGGATGTGGATACAGAGTGGCATCGCCTGTCAGATGACCATCAATGTGTCCAAAGTAGAGGATGTGCTGGCTGAACTGGGCCGCGCCGATATTCAATTGCCCGCGTCGCTGAAGAGCGCAACGGTCGCCATTGATGTTCCAAAGAGTGTCATCGCTCGATACGAACTAGACAGCAGCGCCGATCCGTGGGATGGCTCGTTCATGTTCTACCAGAGCCCGACGCCGACGGTTGTAATTCCACAGGAATTGAATCTCTCTGAGATCGCCGCGGCCGGCTTGCAATTGGCCGGCTGGTCCGCTGAGCAGGCGCGCGCGTTCAGCCAGACCATTGATTGGACGTCAACGCTCGTCGTGCCGATTCCTGCTCGTGTAACATCTCACGAAACGGTTGATGTTGATGGGGTGAAAGGAACGCTGATAACGGAAAGCCGTTCGGGGCAGCGGCCATCAAAGTTTTTACTATTGTGGGTCAGGCAGGGGATCATTTATGCGCTGGCCGGTTATGGTGAGCCGGCTGAGGCGCTCTCCCTGGCAGAAATGTTGGAATAAGCGTCGTGTCTGATCTGGTCATTGAGACCGAAAATTTACGCAAGGAGTTCGGCGCGAGAGTAGCGGTCAAAGGCCTCACCTTGCAGGTGCGACGGGGTGAGGTCTTTGGCTTCTTAGGTCCCAATGGCGCGGGCAAGACCACTTCGATGAAAATGTTGTTGGGGTTGTCGCGGCCCACCAGTGGACATGCAACCATCTTGGGACGTGCGCTTGGTGATGTGGCTGTCCGTCGCGCAATCGGATTTTTGCCTGAGCATTTTCGCTTTCACGAGTGGTTGACAGCCGCTGAGTTTCTCCATGTGCACGGGCGGTTCTACGGCATGTCATCAGCGCATCTGTGTCGGCGCGTGCCGGCCTTGCTTGAGTTGGTTGGTTTGGCCGACCATCGCAATAAGAAATTGCGAACATTTTCCAAAGGCATGTTGCAACGAATTGGCTTGGCGCAGGCGCTTCTGAACGACCCGGAATTGATTTTCCTCGACGAGCCAACATCGGGGCTTGATCCTGTCGGGCGCATACTGGTGCGCGACATCGTACACGATCAACGCCGTCGGGGCGCAACGGTGTTTCTCAACTCGCACCTGCTCAGCGAAGTTGAAGTCACCTGTGACCGGGTGGCGTTCATCAAACATGGCGAAGTCCTACAGACCAAGCAACTGCATGACACGGCGAGCGAAGGCACACAGGTAGTCGTTCGTGCGACTCATGTGACCTCTGAGGTTCTCAATGGACTTGCGTCGCGAGTCGGGCCGATTGAGGTAGAAGGCGACACGTTCACGTTTCGTATCTCCGACGCCTCAGTGGTGCCCGAGGTCACACGTTATTTGGTTGCCCATGGCGTGGACGTCTACGAGATCACACCGCAGCGATTGTCGCTGGAACAGTGGTTCATTCGCATCGTCGGCACGGACGGAGGCTTATGATCCGACCGGTTGCAGTTCTAACCGAGAGAACATTCGGTTCATCGTCGAGTCGCTTCCGTTGGCTGCGCTCAACTTTATTGATGGCGCGCCTGACTCTTCATGAAGCCCGGCGAAGAAAAATCCTATGGGCTGCATTTGGGCTGGGCAGTGTATTGCTGACGCTTTATGGCGTCGGGTTGTTTTACATCGTCAAAGAGAGTCTCACTCACGATCTAAGCCCGATCAGGCGCAATCAGACTTACAACATCATTGCTGTCATGGGACTTTATGCTGTGAATTACCTGACAGTCTTGATGACGATTTTGATCTCAGTGGATACGTTGGCCGGCGAGATTGCGACGGGAACGATTCAATCCATTGCGACGAAACCGATTCGACGCCTCGAGATTGTGCTCGGCAAATGGATCGGGTTCGCCAGCCTGTTGAGCTTATATCTTTTGTTCATGGCCGGCGGAATCCTAATCCTCACATACGCGCAAACCGGTTTTATCCCGCGGCATGTGTTACGAGGGTTGGCCTTGGTTCAATTGGAAAGCCTGTTGCTTTTGTCGGTCACGTTTTTGTGGGGGACGATGTTCTCCACGCTGACAACCGGTGTGCTGACATTAGGCCTGCAAGGCGTCGCGTTTATTGGCGGTTGGATTGAACAGTACGGCGTGATCGAGAATAACCAAACTGTCACTAAGGTCGGGCTGCTGGCCAGCTTAATCATGCCCAGTGAATCGCTCTGGCGGCGTGCCGCCTTTGAATGGCAATCTGCCATCATTAATGCAACAGGGTATTCACCGTTTAGTGGTGTTTCCGTGCCCAGTGATGCGATGGTGGTGTATGCCGGCGTCTACCTGCTGATAGCCTTGGGTCTGGCGATTCATCAATTCGCACATCGAGATTTGTAAGCGGCCATCATTGAGCGGGGTCACATTGGGCGAGCAGGAACGAAGTTTTGCCAGGGAACCCTCTTCCGATTTTCCATTGAACACAAGAGAGCGCTCAGTGCGTCTTGCATGCAGGCTCACGGATGTTCATCGAGCAAGCTTCAATTGATGAGCAAGGCGATGTTCTCCCTCTGCTGAAGAGTCACTCTTTAGTTGGGGAGGGTTTGTATACGAACCCAACCGGTTTTTCTTTGTCCTTCACTTCCCAGAAGACGTGAATCTTTTCTATCGGGATGAACAGAAACGTCTCGTCGAGGGCTTTGAGCTTCACGACGTTGTCTATGATGTCAACTAACTCTCCTTTCACCGTCGCCGTTCCCCCGTAGTTAATTTCCACTGTTTTGTTGAGGTAACTGGTAAGAATTTGCTTCACCGGTCTCTGCTCCTTATCAAGGGATAGACAGCGTAATCGTACTGGCGTTAGATAAGGCCGTCAAGGTAGTTGGCGTTAGGGACTTGGATGGTTATCTAGAAAATCGCCCACGTGCAACAGCACGCCACGAAGGATGAACATGCAATTCTCTCGTGAGCTTCGTGTGTTTCGTGGGCTATTTTCAAAGGAGGTGGCTGGGAGGCAGGGATTCGAACCCCGATACGCAGATCCAGAGTCTGCTGTCCTACCATTGAACGACCTCCCAGCAGGACGTCGAAGACTATATCGCCTGCCTGAGCCGATTGTCAAGCAAGTCGAAGAAAGGCATGCCATAGGTTTTTGTTATCCGGTGAGCTGATTTGATCTGAACTCACCATAGCCAACTATGATCGAGCCGCAGCGACAAGGCGCGTGCCACACACCAACGGACAACGCGCCGACCGACGCAGTTGACGCTCAGCGGAAAATGGCCTACCATCGGTCGTTCCGTGGGAAAGGCGAGGCTTGACATGAAGATGACACGAATTGTGACGCAGATTGTGTTGACTGCTTGGCTCGTTTGTTTTGGGTTCACTCTATCGGTGTCCGCTCAGCAGCGATGGTTGGTTCTGCCGTTTGAGAATATCTCTGACAAACCGGTGTACAACTGGCTTGGCGAAGGGATCGCCATGATGCTTTCGGATTTGTTAAGTGTGCCGGGCATAGATGTCGTCACGACCGAAGAGCGGCGGGCGGCATATACCAAGCTCTCGTTTT is a window of Blastocatellia bacterium DNA encoding:
- a CDS encoding secondary thiamine-phosphate synthase enzyme YjbQ yields the protein MKGRNMVASVGIGEQSMTRFKVQHRAIYVQTHERFQFVDLTDVIADIVRQSRVQNGWVNVQTRHTTTAIVVNEHEPLLLEDMKKMLERMAPQDGIYQHDDFDVRTVNMGPDEPANGHAHCKAILLGASETLNIVDGELGLGRWQRIFLIELDQAKERTVSVMIMGET
- a CDS encoding ABC transporter ATP-binding protein, encoding MSDLVIETENLRKEFGARVAVKGLTLQVRRGEVFGFLGPNGAGKTTSMKMLLGLSRPTSGHATILGRALGDVAVRRAIGFLPEHFRFHEWLTAAEFLHVHGRFYGMSSAHLCRRVPALLELVGLADHRNKKLRTFSKGMLQRIGLAQALLNDPELIFLDEPTSGLDPVGRILVRDIVHDQRRRGATVFLNSHLLSEVEVTCDRVAFIKHGEVLQTKQLHDTASEGTQVVVRATHVTSEVLNGLASRVGPIEVEGDTFTFRISDASVVPEVTRYLVAHGVDVYEITPQRLSLEQWFIRIVGTDGGL
- a CDS encoding transcriptional regulator; amino-acid sequence: MADFDRLIHERTRLAIISTLAVNDSLSFNELKQLIRTTDGNLSVHARKLEEAGYIACVKSFEGRIPKTEYRLTPAGRQALERYLNHMEAIIKAARG
- a CDS encoding ABC transporter permease; its protein translation is MIRPVAVLTERTFGSSSSRFRWLRSTLLMARLTLHEARRRKILWAAFGLGSVLLTLYGVGLFYIVKESLTHDLSPIRRNQTYNIIAVMGLYAVNYLTVLMTILISVDTLAGEIATGTIQSIATKPIRRLEIVLGKWIGFASLLSLYLLFMAGGILILTYAQTGFIPRHVLRGLALVQLESLLLLSVTFLWGTMFSTLTTGVLTLGLQGVAFIGGWIEQYGVIENNQTVTKVGLLASLIMPSESLWRRAAFEWQSAIINATGYSPFSGVSVPSDAMVVYAGVYLLIALGLAIHQFAHRDL